A part of Drosophila ananassae strain 14024-0371.13 chromosome 2R, ASM1763931v2, whole genome shotgun sequence genomic DNA contains:
- the LOC123257065 gene encoding uncharacterized protein LOC123257065 codes for MSWDPHKDVFKFLCRFARLKRDVLAENAVPTKREVLQVLMSIFDPLGFLSCQMIGLKILLQHIWRLNIDWDQELLDKILEDWRLWKTLLEQIRIFEVPRCFSPDTSDPRQTELHTFVDASEYAYSAVCYLRVAMDDKVDVSLVIAKSRVAPLKPLSIPRMELQAAVMGARLAHKFVMHRVAEILETTPVEQRRRVPSKLNVADGATKITDQTLRKTWITGPGFLKAESSHWPTTTKQESIIDTSEILKHQSQAIAFGEKLKALSVGAALHRGNRLVGLNAYLDNDGVLRTRGRLNSIDIAEDAIILAPGCRITNLIVRNFHEKYHHLAHETAINDIRASFYISRLRVLYKSVRSTCQRCKVDSAVPRPPQRKEKRWVALYTCLTLRAVHFEIAHSLDTSSCIMCLSNFMALRGTPKEIFSDNGTSFRATEKAVREELKKIEHDKITIKFDGIKWRFNPPGAPHMGGAWERLVRTTKGILKNICPNYSFKDEGLRNALMEAQFIINSLTFVSQDTEDDAALTPNHLLLGSANGYKPLLKEGMNLQRRWIETQSFGDRFWQRWIKDIVVIVDELLPRNLWLKGRVIETMMAKDGKVRRVTIKTQHGC; via the exons ATGTCCTGGGACCCACATAAGGATGTGTTTAAGTTtctctgcagatttgcaaggCTGAAACGCGACGTCCTGGCAGAGAACGCAGTCCCGACCAAGCGAGAAGTTCTGCAAGTCCTTATGTCGATCTTCGATCCATTAGGATTCTTGTCGTGCCAGATGATTGGGCTGAAAATACTTCTCCAGCATATATGGCGGCTAAATATTGACTGGGATCAGGAGCTGCTCGACAAGATTCTGGAAGACTGGCGCCTTTGGAAAACTCTTTTAGAGCAGATCAGGATTTTCGAGGTGCCTAGATGCTTTTCCCCAGACACATCAGATCCACGTCAAACGGAGCTCCACACATTCGTCGACGCCAGCGAGTATGCGTATTCTGCTGTTTGCTACTTGCGTGTAGCAATGGATGACAAGGTCGACGTCTCTTTGGTGATAGCGAAGTCGAGGGTGGCACCTTTAAAACCACTTTCGATTCCTCGTATGGAGTTGCAGGCAGCAGTTATGGGAGCACGCTTAGCCCACAAG TTCGTGATGCACAGAGTCGCCGAAATCCTGGAAACAACGCCAGTCGAGCAACGGCGGAGGGTACCTTCGAAGCTGAACGTAGCAGACGGAGCTACAAAGATCACCGACCAAACCCTGCGAAAGACGTGGATAACGGGTCCTGGGTTCCTAAAAGCTGAATCCAGCCATTGGCCAACAACGACAAAGCAGGAGAGCATCATCGATACTTCAGAAATACTGAAGCAT CAATCTCAAGCCATCGCCTTCGGCGAAAAGTTGAAAGCGCTATCCGTGGGAGCGGCGCTGCACAGAGGAAACAGATTGGTCGGATTGAACGCATATCTAGACAACGATGGAGTACTGCGAACTAGAGGCAGACTGAACTCAATTGACATAGCTGAAGACGCAATTATACTAGCTCCAGGATGCCGGATAACTAACCTTATAGTAAGAAACTTTCACGAGAAGTACCATCATCTCGCTCACGAGACGGCAATAAACGACATCAGGGCTTCGTTTTACATCAGCCGCCTCCGAGTGTTGTACAAATCCGTGCGTAGTACATGCCAACGATGCAAGGTTGACAGTGCAGTTCCCAGACCACCCCA GCGCAAGGAGAAGAGATGGGTAGCTCTGTACACCTGCCTCACGTTGCGCGCGGTGCATTTTGAAATCGCCCATAGTCTTGACACAAGTTCATGCATCATGTGCCTCTCCAATTTTATGGCGCTTCGAGGGACACCAAAGGAAATATTCTCAGACAATGGTACGAGCTTCAGAGCCACGGAAAAAGCCGTGCGAGAGGAGCTGAAAAAGATCGAGCACGATAAGATCACCATTAAGTTTGATGGCATAAAGTGGCGATTCAACCCACCAGGAGCACCACACATGGGTGGAGCATGGGAAAGACTCGTCCGGACAACAAAAGGAATTTTGAAGAACATTTGCCCAAATTACTCCTTCAAAGACGAGGGCCTGAGAAACGCATTGATGGAGGCACAATTTATCATCAACTCGCTCACGTTCGTAAGTCAGGACACTGAGGATGACGCTGCTCTGACTCCGAACCACCTACTGTTGGGGTCAGCGAATGGATACAAGCCACTGCTAAAAGAAGGGATGAATCTGCAGCGTAGATGGATTGAGACTCAGAGCTTCGGGGACcgtttttggcagcgatggatTAAAGA CATCGTAGTCATCGTAGATGAGCTTCTACCCAGGAACTTGTGGTTAAAAGGACGAGTGATCGAGACAATGATGGCCAAGGATGGGAAAGTTCGACGAGTGACTATAAAGACCCAGCACGgctgttaa